The Salvelinus fontinalis isolate EN_2023a chromosome 34, ASM2944872v1, whole genome shotgun sequence region TTGCATGGTAACCAAATGCAATGATCCTTTGGTTTACAATGTAGCATTGTGAGCAATGGGCATTGAGtggacacacacaccattatgcccacacacacaacaaataTCTGGCTTAAACATTTTGTAGTTCACATGTCTTAGCGAAAGAGACACCATAAAAAACACGTCATTGTTTATTTTGTTAAATCACAGAGTATTAAAGGGACAATCAATGGTTCAAAGCATTTTCCTTGtccctgttttggtaaaaataTGGGGATGGGTACATAGGTTGTCTGATCCATGTTATCTGACTGCTGCCTGATTAAGTTTACTGGGAGGAGCTGTGTGAAGGAAATGTTTGTGAGAGTGGGgatagagaggggtgtgtgtttgtgcatgccttgtgggtttgtgtgtgtgcatctgtgtgtacgTGGGCAGGTGGAAACTgagatgcacttcctaacctcctgccaaatgtatgaccatagagacacatacttcactcagattacacagacccacaaagtatTTGAAAATAAATCAAATTTTGATCAACTTCCATATCTATTAGATTAAATACATCaccgcagcaagatttgtgacctgttgccacaagaaaaggacaaccagtgaagaacaaacaccattgtaaatacaacccatatttatgtatatttattttcccttttgtactttaactatttgaacattgttacaacactgtatatagacataatataacatttgaatggtctctattcctttggagcTTTagttgagtgtaatgtttactgttcatttttattgtttatttcacttaattttgcaatgtaaacatacgtttcccatgccaataaagccccttgaattggagagagagagagatatttgagagagagagagatttgagagcTGATTAGAGGGAAGGTCATTAGGCCTACTCTGGCTCTGTCCCACATTCCAGAACTTGACTGTTGTGTTCTAAGGAAGAAGTATTCTACACTCTTTGAAAAAAagagttccaaaagggttcttcagctgtccccataggagaaacctttttggttccaggtagaatccttttgggttatatgtagaaccctctgtagaaagggttctacatggaacccaaaatgttcttcaaatggttctcctataGTGTCACACGGAGCAGAACaggtgaacccaagagcagactcagacgaggagactgggatgaggtaaccaaggtatttattgacgGGCCAGAGTCAGAGCCGGGCCAGAGTCAGAGCAGGCATAACTGTAACGGAGAGGAAAACAGCGTCAGGCAAGAGAAAACAGGTATAACACGAAAACAAGATCTAAGCAGGAACAAACGGCTAAAACAGAGGTTACGATGtggcagcgtggaagtggcagggctatttgtagaggtcttgattatggaacaggttgcagctggtggggatctggtCTGCCTCCAGTACACTTGTCTCcgaccacacaatcacacacacacacacagaggaagagggagagagcactaggggagtggcggcaggttagggagacacaggatgagaagtagagggcgtggcaggagcagatgtaacaTATAGGGACAgtcgaagaaccctttaaggttctagatagaaaaaaaggtgcttagTGTAATTTAAAAATTGTCACATGGATTCCGAGAGACCCAGGCGAGAATGTGTGTTGGTGCATGCGCGcctgtctgtgtttgtctttATATgactatgtatgtatgcatgtatgtgtgtgtgtctctctgactgtgtgtgtttattgtgATCCATCCTCAGCTGAGTGTGGAGCAGCGCAGCGAGATGTGCCAGTACAGACAGAGGGCTGCCCAGCTTGAGGTGGACAGACAGGCACTACGCAGCAGCAGCCTGCTGACCAGGGTTCAGGACATCCTGGACAATGCTCAGGTCAGTCTCAGACAACCATTTCccaagactccaaccacccaagccgtagaccagggatcatcaactagattagcCGCCGGGCCAAttcttttcttgagcggatggttgtGGGAACAGATTTCCCATATTACAATCACTTGGAGTTGATTTCCTTGTGTTTTTACAGTTTGTTTTTTATCTCCAACAATGAAAATtcaacaaacatttttttttgctcaGAAATTTGGGGGGGCCAAGTTAAACCACTAGCTAGGGGAACCctgccatagactgttctctctgcttcctcatggcaagcggtactggtgcatcaagtctgacaccaacaggctcctgaacagcttctatccccatgccataagactactaaacagctaaatacagtatctaacaacatggctacacagactatctgagttgacctttgtattttattcttatttttgcactgactctatgcacactcacagggccctacacactacgcacactgatactccaacacacatacacacactgatactccaacacacacacacacacacacactgatactccaacacacatacacacacacacactgatactccaacacacacacacacactgatactccaacacacatacacacactgatactccaacacacatacacacacacacactgatactccaacacacacacacacactgatactccagcacacatacacacacacacacactgatactccaacacacaaacactcactgatagtccaacacacatacacacacacactgatactccaacacacatacaaacactcactgatactccaacacacaaacacacactgatactccaacacacatacaaacacacactgatactccaacacacatacaaacacacactgatactccaacacacaaacactcactgatactccaacacacaaacacacactgatactccaacacacatacaaacatacactgatactccaacacacaaacacacactgatactccaacacacatacaaacacacactgatactccaacacacaaacactcactgatactccaacacacaaacacacactgatactccaacacacatacaaacatacactgatactccaacacacatacaaacatacactgatactccaacacacatacacacactgatactccaacacacatacaaacacacactgatactccaacacacatacaaacacacactgatactccaacacacatacacacactgatactccaacacacatacaaacatacactgatactccaacacacatacacacactgatactccaacacacatacaaacacacactgatactccaacacacatacaaacacacactgatactccaacacacatacaaacacacactgatactccaacacacacacacacacacacactgatactccaacacacatacaaacacacactgatactccaacacacatacacacacacacactgatactccaacacacatacaaacacacactgatactccaacacacacacacacacacacacacacacacacacactgatactccaacacacatacaaacacacactgatactccaacacacacatacaaacactcactgatttgctcacacacacataatatgcacttacagtgcattcacaAAGTaatcagacctcttgactttttccacattttgctccgttacagccttattaaaaaatTTATTAAATCGATTttcccatcaatctacacgcaataccccataatgacaaagcaaaaatagttttggggaaatgtttgcaaatcacatttacataagtattcagaccctttactcagtactttgttgaagcacctttggcagcgattacagcctcgagtcttcttgggtagtgcatgttataaagggaaaagggtgcTTTTTCGGACGCAGCCCATATCTGATTATTTGTGTtaattcccctcttctctctgcctctcttacTACAGGTGGACAGTAAAATGGATCTACCAACTCCGCCATATTGCCTTTCCCCAAAACCTGAGACAGTGAATGGCTACACCCTGGTCACAGACTCTCCTGGGCTACCCAGGGGCGCTGGTGTGGTTGGGCTACACAATACGGATCGGCCCACCACTCCTCAACCTGAGTCCCCCATAGTCCTGAATGGGTACagggcagaggggagagagaagcaggtagaggaggagaggtgggaggtagaggaggagatgaggaggggagaggaggagatagggggCGGTCAGGATATGAGTTTCCAGAGCCTTCTGAGGAGGTCGAGGGAGTATGTGGAGAGAGAGCAGGCCCAGAGGGGGTCAAAAGTCATCGGCCGGGTCACTTCAACCACCCCACCTGTGGAGAGCCTCTCTGACAAGGAGAACGAGAGCCGCAGTCCTCTGGGAGAGATGAAACCTGAACAGGGGTACAGCCTGCGCCACAGTCCCCTAAACCCACCTCAGATCCAGGCCCACATCCAGCACCAGAGTCAGTATCCTGCCCAAGCTCAAGCCCAGTACCAGGCTGTGTGTGACCCATATGGCTCTCGGTTTAGCTGCCTCTCGTCTGGCCTCCCCGACCCTTACGCCCTCCTGCCCAGCCCTGAACCCAGCATGAGCCCCCGCCCCCACCGCCGCCGACCACGTCCAGTGTCCACTGGTAACATCATGATCTCCTTCCCCATTGGTTCGGCTGACCTCATCCCCAGAGGGCTAGTGGGGAGGCACCAGGAGAGCGCTGTTGTCATGGCGACAGGGGTGATGAGGTCACCGGAACGGGGGTCAGGCGTCAGTGACGGTAGCAGTAGTCGTCGTGGCAGCCAGTGTGGCACCAGCCCGGTCCAGGAGAAGAGCTGCAGCCCAGTCAGTACCTCCGGAACTGGTTCACATGGGCATCATGATGTCATCAGCTCCGGGTTTCGCCGGCGCTGCCACACCCTAGACAGCCAGCTCCACTCCTCCCATTCTGCCTCAGGACCTGGCATGGACCGCAGCCAGGAGAGGCTCCCGCGCTTCATGGGGGGTGTGCCTCGTTTGGCCCTGAGCCGTAGGAGCCCCGCGGTCCCCCTGAATCAGTCCTATGAGGTGGAGAACCCCTCGGCCACGCTGCTAAGGCCCCACGTGAGAcccttgacccctgacctctctccTTGCCAGATGAGTCTGGAGCCTGAGGGGCCTCAGGGGCCCCATGATGGACGGATCACACCCAGCTCTTCCTTAGAGGAGCAGGACAGTaagacaggtgagagagagagatcgttGTGACGTAGTGTGTATGATATAAGAGAGTGTTATGAAGAAAACTATACAGGGCAGTCTGTACTCTGTGATTCATTTGTCTTGAATGTAAAGTCCACTACTTTTCGTGCAATCATTGaaaataattgtgtgtgtgtgtgctttcatgcatgcatgtgtgtgtggtatgtgtacTTGTATGTGTACGACCGTCCGTGCGTTTATGTGTCttttctttttgtgtgtgtgtgtgtgtgtgtgtgtgtgtgtgtgtgtgtgtgtgtgtgtgtgtgtttcagaggagACCCAGCGACGTGTGAGTGCTCTGGAGGAGATGCAGAGGCGTCTGGAGGAGGAGCATGCCCTGCAGATGTCTCttctcatggctgaacaggagagagaacaacagcgcctctgtcaggtcaggacatggaaCCATGGCATGTTGACCCTGCTCAATGGATCAAAAGCCACATTTGTCACTATTCTTCCACAACTATCAGCATTCCTTCCTAGTTtgtgatattatatatagtatatgCAGACAGAATGTCACACAGAGAATTAAActttaaagctacagtctgggatTTGGGAAGCTGTTTCTTGGATGTCATGGCctgtcagtccttgcatctagaGCTCTGTCTAGTATGAATTTGAGAGGGGTTACATTTCCCTAGCCCCACCCCTCAGCTGTATACCAAAACAAGTGTTGTTGAATCCCAGAATGTGGCTTTAAGTTCCATAAGTTTGAATATGTTAGCATTTGCAAAGTGTTTTGTTTGGCTGCTGTAGAGAAGTGACTGTTCAATCATCAAGACTACACATCTGTCATGGGACAacgctcctgtgtgtgtgtgtgtgtgtgtgtgtgtgtgtgtgtgtgtgtgtgtgtgtgtgtgtgtgtgtgtgtgtgtgtgtgtgtgtgtgtgtgtgtgtgtgtgtgtgtgtgtgtgtgtgtgtgtgtgtgtgtgtgtgtttgtgtttgtgtttgtgtttctctgtgtctttATTAGGAGCTGGATGAGAAGGGGATGAGGCTGAGAGAGCAGGGGTGTGGCCGGCTCCTGAGTGGGGACGGTGGTGGCCTCAGCCCTTCCTGCCCTGGCCTTAGCCCCACCCTGAGTGCTACTGATAGGTCACCTAGACACAGTGTACACAGCATGGGTAGGTGGACTGTGGCATGGAAGaataactcacacacacaaaccattaCCTTGGTAGATGTCATTGGGTTGAAGCGTTGGGAAATATAACTATGTATTCTATTACTATTTGAAATAGGGAGGTGCTTTACAAAACCCTTACGGCGTTTTAGTTTTTACCTCCTCAGCTTGTACATTTCTTTTGTCTTTTAATTCTCATCttcatattgtattgtattttttatgTGCAAATTCATCAATAAAATACAGACCGAACTGTTGACACAATAAATGCATATACTGCAACAATGGTTCCTCTGTATGTCTCAGAAATGTAAAGCCATCTTGGTAACGTGATTTGTTTATTGCCTATTTACCTGTTTCTGTGTGAATGTAATGTGTAAAAggtttctttcccctctctctctctccaggtttctCCTCTCCACtgagctccagtgctccctctccctccatgcaGCCTCCTGTCTACCTGTGGGGGCCCACCTGGGGGGCCAGCAAGCCCCGGGGAAGGCTCAGTcaggtgcttgtgtgtgtgcgtgtgcttctACATATGTGTGTGGTGTCCAACTGTTGGTGCTCCCTCTTGTGTCTCCATTTCCAGAATCATGTTCGATGtatatcaagtttattttatatagcccttcgtacatcagctaatatctcgaagtgctgtacagaaacccagcctaaaaccccaaacagcaagcaatgcaggtgtagaagcacggtggctaggaaaaactccctagaaaggccaaaacctaggaagaaacctagagaggaaccaggctatgaggggtggccagtcctcttctggctgtgccgggtggagattataacagaacatggccaagatgttcaaaatgttcataagtgacaagcatggtcaaataataatcaggaataaatgtcagttggcttttcatagccgatcattaagagttgaaaacagcaggtctgggacaggtaggggttccataaccgcaggcagaacagttgaaactggaatagcagcaaggccaggtggactggggacagcaaggagtcatcatgcccggtagtcctgacgtatggtcctagggctcaggtcctccgagagagagaaagaaggagagaattagagagagccaagattttcaaaatgttcataaatgacaagcatggtcaaataataatcaggaataaatgtcagttggcttttcatagccgatcattaagagttgaaagcagcaggtctgggacaggtaggggttccataaccgcaggcagaacagttgaaactggaacagcagcaaggccaggtggactggggacagcaaggagtcatcatgcccggtagtcctgacgtatggtcctagggctcaggttctccgagagagagaaagaaagagagaatgagagaattagagagagcatacttaaattcacacaggacactggataagacaggagaagtactccagatataaccaactgaccctagccccccgacacataaactactgcagcataaatactggaggctgagacaggaggggtcaggagacactgtggccccatccgatgatacccccggacagggccaaacaggaaggatataaccccacccactttgccaaagcacagcccccgcaccactagagggatatcttcaaccaccaacttacaatcctgagacaaggccgagtatagcccacaaagatctccaccacagcacaaaccaaggggggggcgccaacccagacaggaagatcacgtcagtaactcaacccactcaagtgccgcacccctcctagggacggcatgaaagagcaccagtaggccagtgactcagcccctgtaatagggttagaggcagagaatcccagtggagagaggggaaccggccaggcagagacagcaagagacAGCAAGCAATATGTGTGTTTCATTGTTTTATCAAACAATATATTTAATATAATAAAATCTTCTCTTGACTGAGTGTAAGTTGATTTCCATGTGTCTACTCCTGCACTATGCTACTGCTCCTCACTCAGGTTGTGACAGTTGAACAGCAGAGGGCGCTGTGTCGTCTGGGAGCCATCAGTTGTGGCTTCCTCACCCGCAGACTGCTCCAGACAGAGAAGGTGAAACAGCTGCGCCAGACCGTTCAGGTGAGAGCACTCTTATATctgcacacagaaacacacttgTATACACAGTGTAGATGTATATACTACTATATAGTGTAGGTATGTAGGGGAATAGCAACTGAATCATAATGGAACTGAAACAGTCTGATTTAAAGACGATCACCTTTACTAATTAATCATTTAAATGGTATCATTtttaagtctgtgtgtgtgtatggttttaGGACACACAAGAGTTCATCCGCTCGTTCCAGACTGAAGCTCCACAGAAGAGAGGTTCCATATCAGCACAGGACCTGTCTCTGCAGGAGAGAGTCAGGGCACAGGtaacactcagagagagagagagagacacacacacacacacacacacacacacacacacacacacacacacacacacacacacacacacacacacacacacacacacacacacacatacagaaagtGGAACCGGATGAGTACGAGTATtgattatattgtgtgtgtgtcccctcagTTGCGTGCGGCTCGATATGACGTCCATGACATCTTCTTTGAGATGCCCCTGGAGGAGAGGCTGGCTCTGCTGCAGCTGGACAGAGAGGTCCGCACAGAGAAGAAGCTGCGAGAAATGGTAACCTGACTGGACGTTTCACCTTTCAATCACAGACTTAGACCAACACAACACACTGGGTGGGACTTTTAACTGTCAGTCACACAAATAGGCCAATCATAACAGAAGGACTTAAACTTTGTCACTCTCACAGTAAAAAATCACAAAAACAAGTGTAAACTCCCTCAGAAAAAGTGACTAAACATTATTTCACTTTTTAAAGCAGAGCCTAGATCCTAAGGCTGCAGCCTGGCAGAGACAAAggaagagtttatttccaaaacgctatattgtgttttttcgCCAGAAATTAGTACTTTTAGCTACCTTCATGATTTTTAATTCATAGATTGTGTGTATTAAAATTAGTTTTTTGCAAAacactatatatccattgtttaacTGGAATGCAATGTCCGTATagtgtatatttgactgtgactagctattttaagatgaaGGCACTAACTGTaattcactctggataagagcatgtGCTAAATGAATAAAATGTTAATGTTTcacatacagatctcatattgATATTGATtcataaatgtttttaaatatggatgtcacaaatgtatcacttgtacagttctttataaaatatatatatatttgtttgtgTAAAacctgagagtgaggcagatatttttttatttaacctttatttaactaggcaagtcagttaagaacaaattcttatttacaatgacggcctaggaacagtgggttaactgccttgttcaggggcagaatgacagattttaccttgtcagctcagggatttgatctagtaacctttgggttactagtccaacactctaaccactaggctacctgtctctaaccactaggctacctgtctctaaccactaggctacctgtctctaaccactaggctacctgtctctaaccactaggctacctgtctctaaccactaggctacctgtctctaaccactaggctacctgtctctaaccactaggctacctgtctctaaccactaggctacctgtctctaaccactaggctacctgctgccccaaatagtgtttaaaaaaaaaaacattattatttgtctctgaaatgaaaccatcaagtgagatttcaaacaaatacatgtctgtcattgaatgccatgattagatagtgaaaaaacacaccaatctctttcataatttctttaaacaatgAACATTTCTCAAAATGGATGTATAGCGTTTTGGAAAGAAAATCTTCAAATGAAAACGTCCGATTTCATCTATCAAAACTAGAGATTAGTTAAACTTTTGATGTTCAAAAACATACGTAAAAGACGCTCCTTCCTCTCTGTTGTCCGTCAATATATGAGCTCCATGGAAAAACCTTGATTCATCTGTCACACAATCTCT contains the following coding sequences:
- the LOC129833667 gene encoding centriolar coiled-coil protein of 110 kDa-like isoform X1 gives rise to the protein MDMESYEDFCLRSLARLQTESQGKSQGQQTGCEPTGPVEALSFIHFHGRAVLSPLLSVEQRSEMCQYRQRAAQLEVDRQALRSSSLLTRVQDILDNAQVDSKMDLPTPPYCLSPKPETVNGYTLVTDSPGLPRGAGVVGLHNTDRPTTPQPESPIVLNGYRAEGREKQVEEERWEVEEEMRRGEEEIGGGQDMSFQSLLRRSREYVEREQAQRGSKVIGRVTSTTPPVESLSDKENESRSPLGEMKPEQGYSLRHSPLNPPQIQAHIQHQSQYPAQAQAQYQAVCDPYGSRFSCLSSGLPDPYALLPSPEPSMSPRPHRRRPRPVSTGNIMISFPIGSADLIPRGLVGRHQESAVVMATGVMRSPERGSGVSDGSSSRRGSQCGTSPVQEKSCSPVSTSGTGSHGHHDVISSGFRRRCHTLDSQLHSSHSASGPGMDRSQERLPRFMGGVPRLALSRRSPAVPLNQSYEVENPSATLLRPHVRPLTPDLSPCQMSLEPEGPQGPHDGRITPSSSLEEQDSKTEETQRRVSALEEMQRRLEEEHALQMSLLMAEQEREQQRLCQELDEKGMRLREQGCGRLLSGDGGGLSPSCPGLSPTLSATDRSPRHSVHSMGFSSPLSSSAPSPSMQPPVYLWGPTWGASKPRGRLSQVLVCVVTVEQQRALCRLGAISCGFLTRRLLQTEKVKQLRQTVQDTQEFIRSFQTEAPQKRGSISAQDLSLQERVRAQLRAARYDVHDIFFEMPLEERLALLQLDREVRTEKKLREMEKARSPNDRVLSAATQRSLDRKKRVGESPGQARKVQKKPKSPPTNRILKPSQGQNASVPGQLNRQGLSVRSWSRNTPEDRVRRSDSLKKQNSLG
- the LOC129833667 gene encoding centriolar coiled-coil protein of 110 kDa-like isoform X2, which codes for MDMESYEDFCLRSLARLQTESQGKSQGQQTGCEPTGPVEALSFIHFHGRAVLSPLLSVEQRSEMCQYRQRAAQLEVDRQALRSSSLLTRVQDILDNAQVDSKMDLPTPPYCLSPKPETVNGYTLVTDSPGLPRGAGVVGLHNTDRPTTPQPESPIVLNGYRAEGREKQVEEERWEVEEEMRRGEEEIGGGQDMSFQSLLRRSREYVEREQAQRGSKVIGRVTSTTPPVESLSDKENESRSPLGEMKPEQGYSLRHSPLNPPQIQAHIQHQSQYPAQAQAQYQAVCDPYGSRFSCLSSGLPDPYALLPSPEPSMSPRPHRRRPRPVSTGNIMISFPIGSADLIPRGLVGRHQESAVVMATGVMRSPERGSGVSDGSSSRRGSQCGTSPVQEKSCSPVSTSGTGSHGHHDVISSGFRRRCHTLDSQLHSSHSASGPGMDRSQERLPRFMGGVPRLALSRRSPAVPLNQSYEVENPSATLLRPHVRPLTPDLSPCQMSLEPEGPQGPHDGRITPSSSLEEQDSKTEETQRRVSALEEMQRRLEEEHALQMSLLMAEQEREQQRLCQELDEKGMRLREQGCGRLLSGDGGGLSPSCPGLSPTLSATDRSPRHSVHSMGFSSPLSSSAPSPSMQPPVYLWGPTWGASKPRGRLSQVVTVEQQRALCRLGAISCGFLTRRLLQTEKVKQLRQTVQDTQEFIRSFQTEAPQKRGSISAQDLSLQERVRAQLRAARYDVHDIFFEMPLEERLALLQLDREVRTEKKLREMEKARSPNDRVLSAATQRSLDRKKRVGESPGQARKVQKKPKSPPTNRILKPSQGQNASVPGQLNRQGLSVRSWSRNTPEDRVRRSDSLKKQNSLG
- the LOC129833667 gene encoding centriolar coiled-coil protein of 110 kDa-like isoform X3, producing MDMESYEDFCLRSLARLQTESQGKSQGQQTGCEPTGPVEALSFIHFHGRAVLSPLLSVEQRSEMCQYRQRAAQLEVDRQALRSSSLLTRVQDILDNAQVDSKMDLPTPPYCLSPKPETVNGYTLVTDSPGLPRGAGVVGLHNTDRPTTPQPESPIVLNGYRAEGREKQVEEERWEVEEEMRRGEEEIGGGQDMSFQSLLRRSREYVEREQAQRGSKVIGRVTSTTPPVESLSDKENESRSPLGEMKPEQGYSLRHSPLNPPQIQAHIQHQSQYPAQAQAQYQAVCDPYGSRFSCLSSGLPDPYALLPSPEPSMSPRPHRRRPRPVSTGNIMISFPIGSADLIPRGLVGRHQESAVVMATGVMRSPERGSGVSDGSSSRRGSQCGTSPVQEKSCSPVSTSGTGSHGHHDVISSGFRRRCHTLDSQLHSSHSASGPGMDRSQERLPRFMGGVPRLALSRRSPAVPLNQSYEVENPSATLLRPHVRPLTPDLSPCQMSLEPEGPQGPHDGRITPSSSLEEQDSKTEETQRRVSALEEMQRRLEEEHALQMSLLMAEQEREQQRLCQELDEKGMRLREQGCGRLLSGDGGGLSPSCPGLSPTLSATDRSPRHSVHSMGFSSPLSSSAPSPSMQPPVYLWGPTWGASKPRGRLSQVLVCVVTVEQQRALCRLGAISCGFLTRRLLQTEKVKQLRQTVQDTQEFIRSFQTEAPQKRGSISAQDLSLQERVRAQLRAARYDVHDIFFEMPLEERLALLQLDREVRTEKKLREMEKARSPNDRVLSAATQRSLDRKKRVGESPGQARKVQKKPKSPPTNRILKPSQGQNASVPVCLSGAGPEIPLRTE